From Bacillaceae bacterium S4-13-56:
AGCGAGCCATAATGATTTCTTATCTTGTAAGAAAAGCCAGTCCTCTCACTCTGAGAGAGGACTGGCCATTGGGTTTTATGACTTCACGGCAATTACATCCATTTCTATTAGTACGTCTTTAGGAAGCCTCGATACTTCTACTGTCGCTCTTGCTGGGTAAGGTTGTTCGAGATAGGTAGCATAAATTTCATTCACTTTTGCAAAATCATCCATAGAGTTTAAGTATATAGTAAACTTTACTACTTCCTGAAAGGTGATACTAGCTTCCTTTAAAATGGCATTTAAATTTTTCATAACTTGATGAGTTTGGTTTTCAATCCCTTCTACAACCTCACTCGTTGTAGGATCGATGGGAATTTGGCCTGAGACAAAAACAAACCCGCCAGCATCAATTGCCTGTGAATAGGGCCCAATTGCTTGTGGCGCTCCATTCGTTTGTATAACCTTTCTCATGTAAATCAACCTCCTAAATGGCATTCATTTTTTCTTACTATAACATTCTGGAGAAACATATACATAGTCCTATTTGTGCAAAATTCTTTTCTAACCTTAGAAAATTCGTTACAATATTATTTAGGAACTCGAAATAGTTTAACAAAAAGAGAGAAGTGGTCAAAATCAACCAAGAAATAATCGCCAAGAGAAATTTAAAAATTATGTGGTTTGCAAATTTCTTTATTGCAGGAAGTATGACGATGGTACTTCCTTTTCTTTCGTTATATATTGAAACGTTAGGAAATTTTTCAGATGCTTATGTTCAAACTTGGTCAGGGCTAATTTTCGCAGTAACTTTTGTGACGGCTGCCCTATTCTCTCCCATTTGGGGAAGAATTGGTGACAGATTTGGAAGAAAAAACGTTCTCATTATCTTGGGGATAGGTTTGGGAACTTCTGTATTCCTAATGGGATTTGTTACCTCGATTATGCAATTATTTTTCTTACGTCTTTTTATGGGGATCTTTACAGGTTTTATTCCTATGTCACAAGCGTTAATCGCCACTCAGACTCCAAGAAAAATGGCAGGAAGAGTGCTGGGCACATTACAGACCGGAAATATTACAGGAAGTCTGATGGGCCCCCTTATCGGAGGTGCACTAGCTGATTCTATAGGGTTTGCCCAAACCTTTCAATCTCTTTCCTTTGTGTTATTGATAGCTTCCATTCTGGTATGGACTAGTATCAAAGAAGTAAAGATAAATAGTGAGGAAGGTTCTAACAGAAAATATAGTGGAAAAGAAGTTCTTTCCCATATCATCCATCATCCAATGATGCTTACCGTGATGTTATTAGCAATGATCGTCCAAATCGCTCACTTTAGCATTCAGCCCATATTATCCCTTTATGTGGGAGAACTTCATGGCCCCGTCAATTTAGCCTTTTTCTCTGGGATGGCCTTTTCAGCGGCTGGATTAGGAAACTTGATTATGGCGAGAAATTGGGGGAAACTCGGCGACAATAAAGGTTATTTAAAGATATTGATGATCCTCCTTTTCCTTGCGGGGGTCGTTTATCTGCCAGGTGCCTTTGTGACGAATATATGGCAACTAACTTTTATTCGGTTCTTGTTAGGCTTTTCAATTGGTGGAATTATGCCTTTGTTGGTAGCCTACATCCGCCAAGAAGCACCTATCTCTATTCAAGGGGAAGTTTTAGGGTACAACACTAGTCTTAGGTTCACTGGCAATATTATTGGCCCTGTCCTTGGTGGAACAATCTCTAGTTATTTTGGTATTTCATCCGTTTTTTTCGTTACCAGTTTCCTTCTTATATCAAGTGGGGGTATTCTGTATTTAGTAAGGCATAAAATGAGTAAATCAAATAACTCCCCTATCCTGGAAAAACCATAAAGTGAAACTCCAATCAGTGGCCGTCCCCCACTGATTGGTAGCACCCAAGGGCATGTCTAAAGGCCCTTGAACCAATCGGACATTTATGGGCAGTTTATCCTCACCTACTCTTTTCGTTCACTTAAGACTTGAGGTTGGGGTTTACTTCCATGAAAATAAAACATTAAATTTTTTATCCTTGTTGGTGAAGCTTGCTTCATGATTGGCTGCCCGTTCATGCGAAATAAATATAATAACGACATGAATCTAATTTTCCTCTCATATATTAATAGAAATTTCAATGATAATCCCTTGGGAATGGAGGAGAAGGATTTATGGACGAGCCGGAATACTTGTTAACCTACAATGGTGGTCTTTATGAATGGTTTTATTCCGTTGATGAAATGAGAGAATTCCTAGAAGAAAATGAAATTGAATCTTATGAAGCTTTGCATATTCCAGAAGCTTTTGAGGTAGAGATATAAGATTTATCCTTCTAAAAATCTTTCACTTGCAAAACATCAAAAAGTAAGATAAAGTAACTTTTAAGTATTTTAATTGAATAAAGTAAGTTCTTATCAAGAGAGACGGAGGGACTGGCCCTAAGATGTCTCAGCAACCAGCCATTAAAGGCACGGTGCTAATTCCAAAAGGTTATTATGCCTTGAAGATAAGAAGAAAGCGACTCGATTATTCAGGACCTTCTTCTTAGAAGGTCCTTTTTATTATTGTTGATCAAGGAGAGGAATTTATGACAAAACAAAGATTAGAGACAAAGCTAGCACAGTTAGGAAATAAAAGTGACGAAAAAACTGGAGCAGTGAGCCCTCCTATTTATTTATCTACAGCATATCAGCACCAGGGACTTGGTCAATCAACAGGCTATGATTATACTCGTACCAAAAATCCGACTCGTTCTCTCCTAGAAGATGGAATTGCATCACTTGAGGGTGGCGTAAGAGGATTTGCATGTAGCTCGGGTATGGCTGCCATTCAATTAGTTCTTACTCTTTTTCAACCAGGAGATGAATTGCTCGCACCTGAAGATCTTTACGGAGGAACGTATCGTTTATTTGAGCAATATGGTAAGGTTTACCGTATTAAAACAACCTATCATGATTTTGCCGACGTTAAAGAAGTTGCAAAGAAACTTACAGCTAATACTAAGGCTATTTTCATTGAAACTCCAACGAACCCTTTAATGCAAGAGATCGATCTTGAGGATTATGCAGAGTTAGCTCAGAGGAATAACTTATTGCTTATCGTTGACAATACATTCCTCACTCCATACTTACAGCAACCAATATCTCTTGGTGCTGATATCGTCATCCATAGCGCCACCAAATACCTAGGTGGACATAATGATGTTTTAGCGGGGTTAGTTGTAGCAAAGGATACAACTATTGCTGATCAATTAGGAGAGTATCATAATGCTTCTGGGGCTACCCTCTCCCCTTTTGATTCCTGGCTCCTTATCCGGGGACTAAAAACGTTATCACTCCGAGTGGAAAGGCATCAAGATAATGCTCGTGTCCTAGCCGAATTTTTACGAAAGGAACCATTAGTAACAGACGTTCTTTATGCGAACAAAGGTGGAATGATTTCTTTTCGTCTCGCAGACAGCAAGTGGGTTCCTTTATTTTTAGAAAGCCTGGACCTTATCATCTTCGCGGAAAGCTTGGGTGGCGTGGAAAGCTTTATCACATACCCTGCCACTCAGACTCACGCAGATATTCCTAAGG
This genomic window contains:
- a CDS encoding methionine biosynthesis PLP-dependent protein; protein product: MTKQRLETKLAQLGNKSDEKTGAVSPPIYLSTAYQHQGLGQSTGYDYTRTKNPTRSLLEDGIASLEGGVRGFACSSGMAAIQLVLTLFQPGDELLAPEDLYGGTYRLFEQYGKVYRIKTTYHDFADVKEVAKKLTANTKAIFIETPTNPLMQEIDLEDYAELAQRNNLLLIVDNTFLTPYLQQPISLGADIVIHSATKYLGGHNDVLAGLVVAKDTTIADQLGEYHNASGATLSPFDSWLLIRGLKTLSLRVERHQDNARVLAEFLRKEPLVTDVLYANKGGMISFRLADSKWVPLFLESLDLIIFAESLGGVESFITYPATQTHADIPKEERERRGICDRLLRFSVGIEHVEDLKEDLKQAFNQIRAKERK
- a CDS encoding MFS transporter; amino-acid sequence: MWFANFFIAGSMTMVLPFLSLYIETLGNFSDAYVQTWSGLIFAVTFVTAALFSPIWGRIGDRFGRKNVLIILGIGLGTSVFLMGFVTSIMQLFFLRLFMGIFTGFIPMSQALIATQTPRKMAGRVLGTLQTGNITGSLMGPLIGGALADSIGFAQTFQSLSFVLLIASILVWTSIKEVKINSEEGSNRKYSGKEVLSHIIHHPMMLTVMLLAMIVQIAHFSIQPILSLYVGELHGPVNLAFFSGMAFSAAGLGNLIMARNWGKLGDNKGYLKILMILLFLAGVVYLPGAFVTNIWQLTFIRFLLGFSIGGIMPLLVAYIRQEAPISIQGEVLGYNTSLRFTGNIIGPVLGGTISSYFGISSVFFVTSFLLISSGGILYLVRHKMSKSNNSPILEKP
- a CDS encoding RidA family protein, encoding MRKVIQTNGAPQAIGPYSQAIDAGGFVFVSGQIPIDPTTSEVVEGIENQTHQVMKNLNAILKEASITFQEVVKFTIYLNSMDDFAKVNEIYATYLEQPYPARATVEVSRLPKDVLIEMDVIAVKS